The stretch of DNA GGCGCCGGGGCCGGTGAGAACGACGAGATGGGCGCCCGGTCCGGCCGAGGTGAGAATCAGATAGGTGTGGGCCAGTTCGATGAGCGCCTGCCGCACCGGGCCGCCGCCGAAGTCCATGCTGACGCCCTTGCTGAGGCTCATCAGGCCGGACGCGGTCGCCGCCAGCCGCTCGGCGTCGTCACGCGGGAATCCGGTGGACTTGCTGACGACCAGTCCGTCCTCGGAGAGCACGACGGCGTGGTTGACGTCGGCGACCCGTTCCACGAGACCGGTCAGCAGCTGGTCGAGCTGCGTGTGCGTGGCGGGGGTGGGGCGTGTCATATGGCTGTCCTTCATGTGCGGTCGGCGGGCGAAGTCGAGGGTGGATGTCCCCCCGGCTCGAACACGGTCGAGGCCTTGGGGGTGGCGGTGCCTGCGGCGGGAACGCGCGCATCGGAGCCGTTCGGTCCGGAGCCGTTCGGTCCGGAGCCGTTCGGTCCGGAGCCATCCGGTGTGGCGCCGTCCGTTGCGGCGGCCTCCTCCGGGTCGTCGGCCCTTTCCTGGGTGTCGTCGTGCCGGGCCTCGCGTGTGCCGCGCTGGAAGCCGGCCAGGGAGGAGGCGGCGCGTTCGGCGGTGAAGTCGTCGAGGGGGTCGTCCTCGACGACGGGTACGGCCTCTCCACGCAGCTCGGCGGCCAGACTGGTCTGCGGCACCCGACGCGGCAGCGGGGAGAGCCCCGGCTCACGTGTCCGTTCCGCCCTGTGTCCGCTGTCACCCGCACGGAAGGCGTTCTGCCCCGCGGACGGCTTCCTCCGCCGGGCGTCGACGGCGGGGGTCGAGCCCTTCCCGGTCAGTTCCGGACGCCCCGGTCCGGGCACCCGCACGGGCTCGGACGGCTGCGGCCGCGTCTGCGGGGAGCTGGCGGCCTCGGGCACCACGATGTCGTGCGGGACGAGCACGATCGCGGTGGTCCCGCCGTAAGGCGAGGAGCGCAGGGTCACGGTGATGCCGTGCCGGGTGGCCAGGCGGGCGATGACGAACATGCCGAGCCGCAGGTCGTCGGCGAGCGCCACCACGTCGAACTGCGGGGACACGGCCAGATGAGCGTTGAGCTGGGCGTAGTCCTCCTCGGACATACCGAGGCCGCGGTCCTCGACCTCGATGACGAGGCCCTTGGCCACCATCGCGGCCCGCACTCCGACGGGGCTCGGGGCGGCGGAGTACGCGGTCGCGTTGTCGATGAGCTCGGCCAGCAGATGGATGACGTCGGCCACCGCGGGCGGGGCGACGTACACCTCCTCGTCGGTGTGCACCTCCACCCTCTGGTACTCGGCGACCTCGCCGACGGCGCCGCGCAGGATGTCGATCAGCGCGACCGGTTCGGTCCAGCTGCGCCGTGGCTGCTCGCCGCTGATGATGACGAGGTTCTCCTCGTAGCGGCGCAACTGGCTCGCCGTGGAGTCCAGTTCGTACAGGCCCTGGAGGACCTCCGGGTCCTGGTGCCGCCGTTCCAGCGCGTCGAGCTTGCTGAGCTGAAGGTTGATCAGGTTCTGGCTCTGCCGGGCGATTCCGAGGATCACCTTCTGGAAACCGCGTCGGGTGTCGGCGAGTTCGACCGCGGTGTGCACGGCCGTACGCTGCGCGGTGTTGAAGGCCTGGGCGACCTGGCCGAGTTCGTCGGTGCCGTAGTCCAGCGGCGGCGTCGCGGAGTCCACGTCCACCTTCTCGCCCCGCTCCAGCCGGGCCACCACGTCGGGCAGCCGCTCCTCCGCCAGGCGGAGCGTGGCGATCCTCAGCCCCAGCAGCCGCCGGGACAGGGACCGGGTGATCCGCCAGGACATGCCGACGCACAGGACCAGGGCGGCCAGGCCGGCCGCGCTCAGGACGGCGGACTTCAGCAGCAGCCCGTGCGCTCGGTCGGCACTGCGGTCGAGCAGCGCGACCGTCTGCTGCCGGATCAGCGTCGAGTACTGGACGGACAGCTTGTCGATCGCGGCGCCCCATCTCGCGCGCGCGTCAGGCAGCGCGAACCCGCGCGCGCCGGTGGCCTTGCCCCGGGCCGAGAGCACCTGGTCCTCGACGACTTCCAGCGTGCGCCACTCCGCCGACTGCAGGATCCGCTCGGTCTGCGTCTTCGTGCTGCCCTGGAGCGAGGGAACGATCTGGTCCTCGACGAGCCAGCGGCGGGTGTGGACCAGTTGGGCGAACCTGTCCCACGCCTCCTGGTCCATGCGTTTGGACGACCACGCCAGGGTGAGCTGCGCGTCCTCCTGGGAGACCAGCTCCGCGGCGTGCTCCAGCGCCACGAGCGGACCGGCCTGGGAGGTGAGGTCGCCGTCGTCGACCTGCGAGAGCTCCTGGAAGGCATGGATCTGGTCGTCGATGATCGCGGTGTACTGGTCCAGGGCCTGTTCACCGGTGATGTCCGTCGGTTTGTCCACCTGGCCCCGGTAGTACTCCAGGCTGCCCACCGACGCGACGACCGAGTACATCCGGTTCTTGATGCGGGCGGGGGCCTGCCTGATCGAGTCGGCCTGGCCGACCAGTTCGGCGACCGCCTTGTCCGTGGTCAGGCGCTGCGCGTCCAGGGCGGCCCGGGAGCCGTGCGGGGACGCCAGCCACGCCGCCGACAGCCCGCGCTCCTGCTGGAGGGCGAGCGCCGCGTCGGTTCCCATGGCGCCGGTCGACCTGCTCAGCGCTGTCTGTGAGCGCAGCCGGAGGCCCTCGGAGAACATCTGGGTCGTGGTCACACCCCACATGGCGGCGAGCGCGACGGTGGGGACCAGGGCCAGGAGGACCAGTGAGAGCCGTATCGAACCGAGACGGCGCCGGGAACCTGTCGGTGTCCGTGGAGACATCATCGTCCTAGAGCGATCTGCGGGAAGACGGGGAAGGGAAGAACGAGCGGGCGGGGTGACGGCGCGTCCGGTACGGGCCGGGAGACGCGTGGGACGCCGTCGGCGCAGGTGACGGGCGATCGGGAGAAGGACCGTGTCGTCATGTCACCGGCGCCCCGTACCCGGCATGTCCTCAGCGCGTGCCGCCGGCGGCCAGCTTGGCCACCGACGCGACGTTCGTCTTGGTCACGAAGGCAGGACCGGTGAGCACCGGAGCGACGCCGCCACCGCTCACATTGCCGTTGGACCTGTAGAGCCAGAGCGCGTCCACGGCCAGATAGCCCTGGAGGTAGGGCTGTTGGTCCACCGCGAACTGCACATCTCCGTCCTGAACCGCCTTGACCAGTTCCTTGTTCAGGTCGAAGGTGGCGATGTGCGCCCTGCTGCCTGCCTTGTGCACGGACTTGACCGCGGCCAGCGCGAACTGCGCTCCGTTGGTGACCACTTCGTCGATGTCGTGGTCCAACCGCAGTCGGGCCGCGACCGACTCGGTCAGGGCGTCCATGTCGGTGCCGTCGCTGTAGAGCATGTCGGTCCTGCCGCCGAAGGCCTTCTTCACACCGGCGCAGCGCGCCTCCAGCGAGATGTTGCCCCGCTCGTGGATGACGCACAGGGCGTGCTTGGCCCCCAGGTCGTCCAGCTTGTCCCCGACGGCCCGGCCCGCGACACTCTCGTCCTGGCCGAAGTACTGCAGCACACCGCTGGAACGCCAGGACCCGATACCGGAGTTGAGCCCGACCACGGCTATGCCCGCCGCCTTGGCCTCCGCGATCGGCCCCTTCATCGCATCCGGCTTGGCCAGCGTCAGCGCGATGCCGTCGACCCCCTCCCGGATCGCGTCCCGCACCAACTTCGCCTGCCCGGCGGCATCGGCGTCGCTCGCGTAGGTCAGCTCGACGCCGTCCTTGGCCGCGGCCACCTCGGCGCCCTTGCGGACCAGTTGCCAGAAGGCGTCTCCCTCGGCCCCATGGGTGACCATGGCGACCTTGAGCCCGGACGCACCGGATACCCGCGCGCTTGATTCGGACTGCGCGTCTCCGGAGCCGGAGCAGCCGGAAATGAGCAGGCAGACGGCGGCGGCGGCCGTCAGCGCGGTGCCGGGGGCGGATCTGCGGTACTTGTGCGAAGGAGGAGTCTTCATGAGGGTGCGGCACCTCACTGTGCAGCCGAGCATGGAGCAAACGGGGGGAGGGACTGGGGCGGAGGGCCGACGGACGTACGACCGGGCGGGTGGCTCTCGTTGAGCCGGAGCCAACCGCGTGTGACGCCCGGTAGTCAAGTGATCGGCGACCTGTCGTGGCTTGTTGCTGCCGCATTGTGATCATCTGCCTTTTACGGCGGCACGATGGAGGCCCGGTACGTCCCGCACGCCGGGCGCCTGCGCGTGAGCGGCCATCCGGCGAGGTGAGCGCGCTGGTGCGAGGAGGGCGGCGGAGGAACCGGAGTCCGGCGGGGCCCGGTTGACCTTGCCGGTCCTTTTGTCGCGCGTCTATAGTTCGGCACCCGGCGCAGACGCCGGTTCCGCCGCTCGACGCCACCGTCGAGGACGCCGTCGACCCGGCCCTGTCCGACCCGTACGAGCTCGAAGCGGCGATGCGCCAGTGCGCCCGCCCGCGTCGGCTGCGGGCCGTCACCGGGCCGGCCCGTCACCGGTCGGAGAGTTCCGCGAGTCTGCGGGCGAGCATGGCTCGTTCTGGTTCGTTGCCGACGAGGTCGAGGGCGACCCGGTAGGCAGCGGCGGCCTCGGAGGTGCGGCCCAGCCTTCTCAGCAGGTCGGCCCGCGCTGCGGGAAGCAGGTGGTAGCCGCGCAGTTCCTCGGCCTCGGTGAGGGCGTCCAGCAGGGCAAGCCCCGCCTCGGGGCCGTCGCGCATGGCAACGGCCACGGCCCGGTTCAGCGCGACCAGCGGGAATGGCTCGATCTGAAGCAGCACGTCGTAGAGCGCGACGATCTGCGGCCAGTCGGTCGCTTCGAAGCCGGTCGCCTCGTCGTGCAGTGCCGCGATCGCCGCTTGCACCGCGTACGGTCCGACACCGGGACCCGTCAGGGCCGGTACGACGAGCCGTCGCCCCTCGGCGATGAGGCCGGCGTCCCACAGAGCGCGGTCCTGGTCTTCGAGCAGCACCTGGCCTCCCGCGGCGTCGGTCCTGGCCGCGCGCCGCGCGTCGGTGAGGAGGAGCAGCGCGAGCAGCCCCGTCACCTCTCGTTCTCCGGGAAGCAGCCGGTGCAGGATACGGGCGAGCCGGATGGCTTCGTCGGCCAGATCGGGGCGGACGAGGTCGTCGCCGGAGCTGGCGGCGTACCCCTCGGTGAAGACGAGGTAGACGACTCGGAGCACGCTGGGCAGCCGCGCGGGCAGTTCGTCCGGCCCCGGGACGCGGAACGGGATGCGCGCACTGCGGATCTTGCGTTTCGCGCGCACGATGCGCTGGGCCATCGTCGCGGTGGGCACCAGGAATGCCCGGGCGACCTCGGGTGTGGTCAGGCCGGCGAGAAAGCGCAGCGTCAGCGCGGTCTGTGCCTCCGGAGAGAGCGCGGGGTGGCAGCAGGTGAAGAACAGTTGCAGCCGCTCGTCGGGGATGTCGTCGAAGCCGGGCTCGGCGGGTACCACGGCGGCGGCCCGGTCGCTCTCCACCTGGAGGACCGCCAGCCGCTCCGCGTACGCGCGGTCGCGCCGGATCCGGTCGATGGCCTTGCGGCGTGCCGTGGTGAGCAACCAGGCCAGTGGCTTGTCCGGCACTCCGTCGACCGGCCACCGCTCCAGCGCGGCCTCGATCGCGTCGGAGGCGGTCTCCTCGGCAAGATCGAGATCTCCGAACCGTGCCGCGAGCAGGGCGAGCAGCCGGCTCCGGTCCTCGCGGAACACCGCCTCCACGGAGCGGGCCGCTCGCCGCTCGTTCACGACTGATCCGGCTCCCAGACCGTGCGGACCTCGACGGTGCCGTACCGGGCACCGGGGCACCGGGCCGCCCAGTCGAGCGCCGCGTCGAGGTCGGGAACATCGATCAGGTAATAGCCGCCGACGATCTCCCGGGTCTCGGCGAACGGCCCGTCGGTCACGACGCGCTCCCCATTCACGCGGACGCGTACGGTGGTCGCGTTCGAGAGGTCCAGGGCGTTGCCGTCCAGCTTGACGCCGGCATCGGAGACGGCCTTCTCGAACGCCATGAACTCTTCCACGGTCGGTCCCTCGGCCGGTCGTTCCTCGGTGGAGTCGGGCGACAGGGTGTTGATCAGCAGCAGGTACTTCACGGGGCGCTCCTCGTGCCTGGGGTTGGTTGCGCGGATACGCGGATATGACGAATGGCCGCGGGGAGAATCGACAGGACGACCGGAGAAATCTTGTCAGGGCGCCCCAGGCCCTGCCTCGTGACCGGGCGTGCTCTTCGGTCACCTCTTCGGTCACCGTGACCGAAGAGCACGCCCGGTCGCGCCGAGATCAGTGCGCACCGCCCGCGCGGGGGGCCGTCAGGTACCGACGACGACGCCGTTGCTGATCACCGCGCTCGGCGTCCTCACTGCTGTGATGTCCTCCAGCGGATTACCGGCGAGCAGCACCGCGTCCCCACGGAAGCCCTGCGCCAGCCGCCCCGCGCTGCCGCTCAGTCCGGTCAGCCGCGCCGCCGCCGTCGTGGCGGTGCGGATGGCGTCCAGGGCCGGCAGGCCGGCCTGCTGCATCAGCACCACCTCGCCGCCGATCGGATCGATCTGTCCCCCGGCGGAATCGGTGCCCGCCGCCAGCGGAACGCCCATGTCGTGCGCCGTGCACACGGCTTGCCGCAGTACGGGGAGGAACTCGCGCCCGCGCGCGGCGAGTACGGGGTCGTCGGATTCGGCCAGCCCGGCGATGGCGGTCAGGGTGGGCGTGAAGTACGTGCCGCGGCGCCGCATTTCGTGCAGCGTGTCCTCGGCGACGAAGACCCCGTGCTCCAGACTGCGGATGCCCGCCAGGACGGCGTCTCGGCAGCCTTGTTCGCTGTAGCTGTGGCAGAGGACGCCGGCGCCGCGGCGCCGCGCCGCCGCCACTACCGTGGCGAGTTGGTCACGGTTGTACACCTGGCGCAGCGGGTCCTGGTCCGGCAGGCCCGCACGGTCGTTGACCCGCGTCTTGATGACGTCCGCGCCCCGGTTCAGGTTCACGTCGACCACCCGGCGCAGCGCCTCGGACGAGCGGACGCCGTCCTTGAGGCGGGCCAGCGGGGCGAGGTCGGGGTCGGCCAGGATCGTGTCGCCGAGGTCGGGGGTGACGAAGAGGCCGGCGGCCCGCGTCCGCGGCGCCCGGTCCGGGGCCCACCGGGCCAGTTCGCGCACGGCGATGTCCTGGTAGAAGGTGGTGGATCCGCTGCGCACGCTGGTCGCCCCCTGACGCAGGGCCGTTCCGGCCTCGCTGAGGGAGGTGATGTGGATGTGCGCGTCGACCAGGCCGGGGAGTACCCATCGGCCGTGGGCGCCGACCACGCTCACGCCCGCTCGCAGCGCCGCGCGGGCGCGCCGGGTGGCGTCCCGGCTGCCCGCGGCCCGCACGGTGCCGTCCACGATGACGACCACGGAGTCGGCGGTCACCTCCCCGGTCAGCGGATCGAGGAGGGTGCCGCCGTCGATGACGAGGGTGCCTCCGGACGGCGCCGGGCCGGTGCCGGGCGCCTTCCGGTCCGGCGTGGGCGTACGGTCGGCCGCCTCGGCGGTGCCGGCGAGCAGGGACGCGCCGGCCAGTGCCATCGCGGTGGCGAGGACGCCGCGCCGGGCGACGTGTGAGGGCGGCGGCTGATGGTGGTCCAGACACATGGTGATGGCCTCTCAGTGGTGGGGACGGGGGGAGGCGGGGTGTGGGGAAGGGTGGGAGCCGGCCGCGCGACGGCGGGGCTTCCAGCCGGGTCGGGGAACCGCGTCCAGGAGGGCTTTGGTGTACTCCTCCTGCGGGGCGCGCAGCAGTTGCCGGGTCGGCCCGCGCTCGACCACGCGGCCGGCGGACATCACGATCGCCGTGTCGCTGATCTGGTTGACGACCGCCAGGTCGTGCGAGATGAACACGTAGCTGATGCCGCTGCGTCCGCGGATGTCGGTGAGCAGGTTGAGGATCTGCGCCTGCACGGAGACGTCCAGCGCCGCGACCGCCTCGTCCAGCACCAGAACCTGCGGTTCGACGGCGATCGCACGGGCGATGGCGACGCGTTGCCGCTGCCCGCCGGAGAGCTGGCGGGGCAGCATCGTGGCGTGCCGGTCGCTCAGCCCCACGGCCTCCAGCAGCTCCAGGGACCGGCCGCGCCGCTCCTTCGCGCTCAGCGGGAAGTGCAGGGCGAGGCTGGTCTCGATGACGTCCCCGATGCGCTGCAACGGGTCCAGTGACGAGTACGGGTCCTGGAAGACCATCTGGATCTCCCGGGCCCGGCGGCGCCGTTCGGCCGAGCCGGTTCGGCCCGTCCGCGGTCGTCCGCAGACGCTGATCGTGCCGGCCGTGGGGGTTTCCAGGCCCAGCAGCATGCGGGCGACGGTGGTCTTGCCCGAGCCGGACTCGCCCACGACGGCCAGTGATTCACCGCGGGCGAGGGTGAAGGACAGGTCGTCGACGGCGACCGCGCCCTTCCCGTAGACCTTGCGCAGACCTTCCGCCCTGACCAGGATCTCGGTCACGGTTCCTCCGCTCGTATGCAGGCGACGTGGGCGTTGCCCACCGCGCGCAGCGCCGGGCGGGCGGTGGAGCACTCCGGTGTGGCGACGGCGCAGCGGGGTGCGAAGGCGCAGCCTTCGCCCGCCTCGAAGGCGGCGACCGCCCGGCCGGGGACCACGGGCAGCGGATGGACGACCTGGTCGATACTCGGTCGGGATGTCAACAGGCCACTGCTGTAGGGATGCAGGGGGGATCCGGTGAGTGCCTCGGCGGACTGCACCTCCACGATCCGTCCGGCGTACATGACGCCGATGCGGTCGCAGGTCGCCGCGGCGAGTTCGAGGTCGTGGGTGATCAGCAACATGGCCATACCGCGGTCCCGGCGCAGTTCGTCCAGGATGGCCATCACCTCCGACTGGGTGGTCACGTCCAGAGCGGTCGTGGGCTCGTCCGCGAGCACCAGGTCGGGTTCCACGGCCAGCACCGACGCGATCATGACGCGCTGGAGCAGTCCGCCGGACAACTCGTGCGGATGCTGCCGCATCCGGCGTTCGCCGTCGGTGATGCCGACATCGGCGAGGAGACGGACGGCCTTGGCGTGTGCCTCCTTCGGGAGCACCGACAGGTTGGAGACCAGCGCCTCGGTGAGGAAGTCACCGATGCTGCGGACCGGGTTGATGTGCGCCCGGGGGTCCTGGAAGATCATCGCGATCCGCCGCGACCGCAGGGCGCGCAGCTCCCGCGCCCCGAGATCGAGAACCGGTGTGCCGTCGAACTGGATCCGGCCGCTCAGCCGTGCGCCGGGCGGGGTCAGCCGAAGGACGGACCGCGCGGTCATCGACTTGCCCGAGCCGGATTCACCGACGAGGCCGACGGCTTCGCCCGGGGCGACGGTGAGGCCGACGTCGTCGACGAGTGTCCGCCATTGCCCGCGGCCGGCCGGAACCTCCAGCCGCAACTGGTCCAGGACCAGGATATCGTTGCTCATCGCGCACTCCCTTGCTCAGCACCCATCCGGTCGCCGAGCACCGTCACCGCGACCACCACGACCACGATCAGCACGCCCGCGCTGATGGCCTCCATCGGCTGGCCGCGCATCGCGCCGTCCAGTCCGCTCTTGACCATCAGGCCCCAGTCGGCGGCCGGCGGCTGAACGCCGAGTCCGAGGAACGAGATCGCGGCCAGGTCGATGATCGCGAAGCCGAGGGCCGACACCGACTGGGCGACGATCAGCGGGCGCAGGTTGGGCAGCAGGTGGCGCCCGCAGATGGCGACGGCCGATCTGCCCTGGAGCCAGGCGGCCGAGACGTAGGGGAGGCCGCGTTCCCGCAGCGCGGCGCTGCGGACGACGCGGGCCACGTACGGCGTGTACGCCACGGCCAGGCCGATGACCACTCCCGTCATACCGGGACCGACCACGGCCACGGTCACCAGGGCGAACACGATGCCGGGCACCGCGAACAGCACGTCGAGCAGCCGGGAGATGACGGCGTCGACCCGGCCTCCGGACCACGCGGCGACGATCGCGAGCGTGGTGCCCACCACGGTGGACAGCGCGATGGTGACCAGCGGGCCCAGCAGCGTCGTACGGGCCCCGAACATCAGCCGCGACAGAATGTCCCGGCCGAGCGCGTCACCACCGAGCAGGTGGCTGCCGGTGCTTCCGGACAGCGCGTTGAAGAGGTCGGGCCGATTCGGATCGTAGGGCGCCAGCAGCGGCGCACAGGCGCTGACCACGGCGACGACCGCGAGAACTGCCAGTGCGGTGAGGCCCGTCGGGCCCAGGCGTGCCTTCATGACGCCTCCCCGGGAGACAGACGGGGGTCGATGAGCGAGTAGCACAGGTCGACCACCAGGTTGACGATGACGAACGCGGAGACCAGGACGAGAACGACGCCCTGCACCACGGCGAAGTCCCGCTGGAGAATGGCCCGTACGAGCAGCGAGCCGAGACCGTCCAGCGCGAAGATGTTCTCGACGACCACGGAGCCCGCGATCAGTCCGGCCACGGTGAGGCCCATGACGGTCACGACCGGGATCGACGCGTTGCGCAGCACGTGCCGGCGGACGATGTGGGACTCGGAGAATCCGCGGCTGCGTGCCGTCTCCACGTGTTCGCGGCTCAACTCCGCGCCCACCGAGGCGCGGGTGATGCGGGCCAGGAAGCCGGCGCTGCCGAGGCTGAGGGCGATGGCGGGCAGCGTCAGGTGATACAGCCGGTCGTCCAGGCCCGATCCCGGGCCGAAGACCGGGAACCAGCCCAGCCCCAGGGCGAAGACGACGACCAGCACCACGCCCACGACGAAGGTGGGAGTGGCCAGGAAGACGCTGTTGACCACGGAGACGGCCGCGTCGACCGGGCCCCGGCGCAGCGCTCCGAGCAGTCCGAGGGCGATGCCCACCACGACGATGATCACCGTGGCGTACAGCACCAGCAGCCCCGTCGTCGCCAGCCGGGTGGACATCAGGGCGGACACGTCCTGTCGGTAGACCAGGGACTGACCGAAGTCACCGTGCAGCGCGTCGCCCAGCCAGCTGAAGTAGCGGACCAGGAACGGCTCGTCGAGGTGGTACTGATGACGGATCGCCGCGATCTGCTCGGGGCTGCCGCTGCGGTTGCCCAGCAGGAACGCCATCGGTCCGCCGGGAACCGTGTAGAGCAGCCCGTACACCAGGAACGAGGCCACGAGGAGGACCGCCGCGAGCGCGGCCAGCCGTCGCGCCAGGAATGTCAGCCACCTCATCGCGCACCGATCCCGGCGGCCCAGGGGTAGTACAGGTACGAGAACGAGGCGACCGCTCCGGTGATCCGCTTGTTCATGTAGAGGATGACGGGCAGGGAGGAGATCGGCGTCCAGGGCACGTCCCGGCTGACGGCGGTCTGGATTCCGCCGACCAACTCGGCCCGCTGCTGCGGGTCGTAGGCGGCCTGGGCCTGTCTGACGGCGCCGTCCACCGATGCGTAGTCGTCGAAGTTGGACCGGCCGCCCTTGGTGAACACGCGGTAGACGTCCAGGGGATCGGGCATGTTGCCGTACCAGGTGCTCAGGAAGGCGTCGATGCCTTCGCGGGCCTTGGGGTCGCTGTAGAGGTTGCCGTACTGCTCGACCGGGATGACCTTGATCCTGACGTCGAGCCCGAGGTCCTCGCCGGCGGCCTTGATGATGCTCGCTGTCTGTTCGTGCACCGCCGAACTTCCCTGGATGCCGATGGTGAGGGGGCGGGACGGCTTGCCGGCGGCCTTCAGGAGCCGCTTGGCGCGGGCGAGGTCGGGCTTCGCCGCGGGCAGAGCGTCGTGTGCGGCGCGGAAGGTGTCCGCGGCGTAGCCCCAGTAGTCGGAGTTGGCCAACGTGCTCTCCGGGGCCGCGGCCCCCTGGAAGATCACCCGGGCGATTCCCGGGCGGTCGAGGGCGGCCGACAGTGCCTCACGCACGCGTGGGTCGGCGTACGGGCCGGACTTGGCGGCGCCGAGCAGGGCCCAGAAGGTGAGGGAGCGGCCGAGGGTGACCGAGCCGGTGGGGGAGTCGACGAGTTGACTGAGTCCGGCAGGGGGGAGGTAGAAGTACTGCCCGTCGACCTCGCCGGACCGCAGTGCGTTGACCGCGGTGGTCTCGTCGGCGATGAACCGGAACACCAACGTCTTTGATTTCGCCTTGAGTTCGGCGTTCCAGTAGTCGTCATTGCGAGTCAGCCGAAGGGAGTCGCCGGGCTTCCAGCCGGCGAACTTGAAGGGTCCGGTGCACATGACTCCGCCTGTGGGAGAGCCGAGGTTCTTTCCGGCCTTGTCCAGGAACGATTTCTCCACGACGGCGCCGGCGGCGGTCGCCATGGCCTGGTTGAAGAGCACGTCGGGCTGCTTGAGGTCCACCGTGACCTGGTACGGCCCGGTCGCCTTGATGGAGGCGACGGTCTCGAAGTAGTCGCTCCACCAGGTGCCCAGCGTCGGGTCGAGGTGGCGGTTGAGGCTGGCCGCCACGTCGTCGGCGGTCATCTGCTCGCCGTCCCAGAACCTGACGTTCTTGCGCAGCGTGTAGACCCACCGGGTCGGGGTCGGATTCTCCGCCTTCACAGCGAGACCGGGGCGGATCTTCAGGTCGGGGGTGAGCCGCATCAGACTCTCGCACATGTTCGCGAGCGCGGTGTTCTCGGCGTAGTTGAAGGAGCGGATCGGGTCCAGCGTCTGTGGCTCGTAGGGCAGGTTCCAGGTGATCCGGTCCACGCCGTGGGCGGCCGACGCGGTGGTGGTGGCGAGGTCCGCCGTCGTGAGCGCCGATCCTTGCCCGCCCGGCGCGGTGTTGCCGCAGGCGGTCAGGGCGAGCGCGAGTCCGCCGGTGAGCAGGGCCGGCCTGCGGCGCTTCACCGGGTGGTCCTCTCGAGGCGCCCGTCACGGGCGACGACGTTCCCGGCCCGGACGACCATCGCGGGCAGCGGCCGGTCGACGAGTACCTGCGCGACGGACTCCCCGGCCAGCAGAACGAAGTCGGCGGGGTCGCCGATCCGCAGGTCGGACCGTTCCAGGCCCATGACGTCCGCGCCGCCGTGCGCCGCCACGGCGTAGCACGCCGCCAGTTCCTCGTCGGTGCGGGCATCGGTGCGGTACGCGAGCAGATGCGCCCGCGTGAACATGTCGCCGTCGCCGAACGGGGTCCAGGCGTCCCGCACGCCGTCCGAACCGGCGCCGACCCG from Streptomyces sp. 6-11-2 encodes:
- a CDS encoding ABC transporter ATP-binding protein; this encodes MSNDILVLDQLRLEVPAGRGQWRTLVDDVGLTVAPGEAVGLVGESGSGKSMTARSVLRLTPPGARLSGRIQFDGTPVLDLGARELRALRSRRIAMIFQDPRAHINPVRSIGDFLTEALVSNLSVLPKEAHAKAVRLLADVGITDGERRMRQHPHELSGGLLQRVMIASVLAVEPDLVLADEPTTALDVTTQSEVMAILDELRRDRGMAMLLITHDLELAAATCDRIGVMYAGRIVEVQSAEALTGSPLHPYSSGLLTSRPSIDQVVHPLPVVPGRAVAAFEAGEGCAFAPRCAVATPECSTARPALRAVGNAHVACIRAEEP
- a CDS encoding ABC transporter permease, producing the protein MKARLGPTGLTALAVLAVVAVVSACAPLLAPYDPNRPDLFNALSGSTGSHLLGGDALGRDILSRLMFGARTTLLGPLVTIALSTVVGTTLAIVAAWSGGRVDAVISRLLDVLFAVPGIVFALVTVAVVGPGMTGVVIGLAVAYTPYVARVVRSAALRERGLPYVSAAWLQGRSAVAICGRHLLPNLRPLIVAQSVSALGFAIIDLAAISFLGLGVQPPAADWGLMVKSGLDGAMRGQPMEAISAGVLIVVVVVAVTVLGDRMGAEQGSAR
- a CDS encoding ABC transporter permease; the encoded protein is MRWLTFLARRLAALAAVLLVASFLVYGLLYTVPGGPMAFLLGNRSGSPEQIAAIRHQYHLDEPFLVRYFSWLGDALHGDFGQSLVYRQDVSALMSTRLATTGLLVLYATVIIVVVGIALGLLGALRRGPVDAAVSVVNSVFLATPTFVVGVVLVVVFALGLGWFPVFGPGSGLDDRLYHLTLPAIALSLGSAGFLARITRASVGAELSREHVETARSRGFSESHIVRRHVLRNASIPVVTVMGLTVAGLIAGSVVVENIFALDGLGSLLVRAILQRDFAVVQGVVLVLVSAFVIVNLVVDLCYSLIDPRLSPGEAS
- a CDS encoding ABC transporter substrate-binding protein, producing MKRRRPALLTGGLALALTACGNTAPGGQGSALTTADLATTTASAAHGVDRITWNLPYEPQTLDPIRSFNYAENTALANMCESLMRLTPDLKIRPGLAVKAENPTPTRWVYTLRKNVRFWDGEQMTADDVAASLNRHLDPTLGTWWSDYFETVASIKATGPYQVTVDLKQPDVLFNQAMATAAGAVVEKSFLDKAGKNLGSPTGGVMCTGPFKFAGWKPGDSLRLTRNDDYWNAELKAKSKTLVFRFIADETTAVNALRSGEVDGQYFYLPPAGLSQLVDSPTGSVTLGRSLTFWALLGAAKSGPYADPRVREALSAALDRPGIARVIFQGAAAPESTLANSDYWGYAADTFRAAHDALPAAKPDLARAKRLLKAAGKPSRPLTIGIQGSSAVHEQTASIIKAAGEDLGLDVRIKVIPVEQYGNLYSDPKAREGIDAFLSTWYGNMPDPLDVYRVFTKGGRSNFDDYASVDGAVRQAQAAYDPQQRAELVGGIQTAVSRDVPWTPISSLPVILYMNKRITGAVASFSYLYYPWAAGIGAR